The following proteins are co-located in the Mus caroli chromosome 7, CAROLI_EIJ_v1.1, whole genome shotgun sequence genome:
- the Fam160a2 gene encoding FTS and Hook-interacting protein isoform X1, producing MEKMNWLSRLASRVPGHRVPQGASLQTPVMADPETCLMVFKNHWSQVVRILERQGPRAAAGGADDLSAVRNHTYQMLTLLAEDRAVPSAPSGPGPLLEFALREDLLSRVLTWQLQWDEFGDGVEERRAEQLKLFEMLVSEARQPLLRHGPVREALLALLDACGRPVPSSPALDEGLVLLLSQLCVCVAREPSLLEFFLQPPPEPGAAPRLLLFSRLVPFVHREGTLGQQARDALLLLMALSDGSPTVGRYIADHSYFCPVLATGLSALYSSLPRKIEVPGDDWHCLRREDWIGVPALALFMSSLEFCNAVIQVAHPLVQKQLVDYIHNGFLVPVMGPALHKTSVEEMIASTAYLELFLRSISEPALLRTFLRFLLLHRHDTHTILDTLVARIGSNSRLCMVSLSLFRTLLNLSCEDVLLQLVLRYLVPCNHVMLSQKPAVRDVDLYGRAADKFLSLIPRCCRHHAPSPPRPEHASWARGGPSREAGRREDITGPGSPSVDSSSVVTVPRPSTPSRLALFLRQQSLGGSESPGPVPRSPGLTASPTSSPGRRPSPAEEPGELEDNYLEYLREARRGVDRCVRACRTWSAPYDGERPPPEPNPLGSRTKKRSLLPEEDRDNVREGEEENLGSRGLAVGVGDTPGYLPPPQLNGVPGPWPEGAKKVRLVPRLVPQEGVRELLEGTSEDMAGLESFGQELQELEVALSNGGAGSEPPLEPPLPPEEEEAYESFTCPPEPPGPFLSSPLRTLHQLPSQPFTGPFMAVLFAKLENMLQNSVYVNFLLTGLVAQLACHPQPLLRSFLLNTNMVFQPSVKSLLQVLGSVKNKIESFAASQEDFPALLSKAKKYLIARGKLDWAEGPTAGPAPRRSDSLVRSRRPSLGELLLRHAHSPTRARQAAQVLQPGRDGTGLGLGGGSPGASTPVLLPRGGASERQGEALRVKNAVYCAVIFPEFLKELAAISQAHAVTSPFLLDTSEEVSLPPISGFGPLNP from the exons ATGGAGAAGATGAACTGGTTGAGCAGGCTGGCCTCCCGCGTCCCTGGGCACCGTGTACCACAAGGGGCCAGTCTACAGACCCCTGTCATGGCTGACCCTGAGACATGCCTCATGGTCTTCAAGAATCACTGGTCCCAG GTGGTACGAATCCTGGAGCGGCAAGGCCCTCGGGCAGCTGCTGGAGGTGCAGATGATCTCAGTGCTGTGAGAAACCACACGTACCAAATGCTAACATTGCTGGCAGAGGATCGAGCGGTTCCTTCAGCCCCCTCAGGCCCTGGGCCCCTGCTAGAGTTTGCTCTTCGTGAAGATCTGCTGAGCCGAGTGTTGACATGGCAGTTGCAGTGGGATGAGTTTGGGGATGGGGTTGAAGAACGGCGGGCTGAACAGTTGAAACTATTTGAAATGCTAGTGAGCGAAGCTCGCCAACCTCTGTTGCGGCATGGGCCAGTTCGAGAGGCTCTGCTTGCCCTACTGGATGCCTGTGGCCGCCCTGTGCCCAGTAGTCCAGCACTGGATGAAGGCCTGGTGCTACTTCTCAGCCAGCTGTGCGTGTGTGTTGCTCGGGAGCCTTCACTACTCGAGTTCTTCTTGCAGCCACCCCCAGAGCCTGGAGCTGCTCCAcgtcttctcctcttttctcgcCTTGTCCCCTTTGTCCATCGAGAAGGCACCCTGGGCCAGCAGGCCCGTGATGCTTTACTTCTGCTCATGGCTCTGTCAGATGGGAGCCCCACTGTGGGCCGCTACATCGCAGATCACTCTTACTTCTGCCCG GTGCTGGCCACAGGGCTGAGTGCCCTGTACTCCTCACTGCCTCGAAAGATTGAGGTTCCAGGGGATGATTGGCACTGCTTGCGCCGGGAAGACTGGATAGGAGTGCCTGCCCTTGCACTCTTCATGAGTTCCCTTGAGTTCTGCAATGCAGTCATTCAG GTAGCTCACCCTCTGGTGCAGAAGCAGCTGGTTGATTATATTCACAATGGTTTCCTGGTGCCTGTCATGGGCCCTGCCCTGCACAAG ACCTCTGTGGAGGAGATGATTGCGAGTACCGCCTATCTGGAACTTTTCCTGCGGAGCATCTCAGAGCCTGCTTTGCTCCGTACCTTCCTCCGATTCCTGTTGTTACATCGGCATGATACCCACACCATCCTTGACACGCTCGTTGCCCGTATTGGCAGCAACTCCCGG cTCTGCATGGTCTCTCTGAGTCTCTTCAGGACCCTTCTGAACCTCAGCTGTGAGGATGTTCTGCTGCAGCTGGTTCTCAG GTATCTTGTCCCATGTAACCATGTGATGCTGAGCCAGAAGCCAGCTGTGCGTGATGTGGATCTTTATGGACGAGCAGCTGACAAGTTTCTCTCCCTAATACCACGCTGCTGTCGGCACCATGCCCCTAGCCCACCTCGACCAGAGCATGCCTCATGGGCACGAGGTGGGCctagcagagaggcagggagaagggaggacaTCACGG GCCCTGGAAGCCCAAGTGTTGATTCTTCGTCAGTGGTAACGGTGCCCCGTCCCTCCACACCATCTCGTCTGGCTCTGTTTCTTCGGCAGCAGAGCCTAGGTGGCTCTGAGTCCCCAGGTCCAGTTCCTCGATCACCAGGGCTTACTGCATCTCCAACTTCCAGCCCTGGTCGAAGGCCCAGTCCTGCAGAGGAGCCTGGTGAGCTAGAAGACAATTACCTGGAATATCTGCGTGAGGCTCGCCGTGGTGTAGACCGCTGTGTCCGAGCCTGCCGAACCTGGTCTGCCCCTTATGATGGCGAGCGCCCCCCTCCTGAGCCTAACCCTCTTGGCTCTCGGACTAAGAAACGCAGTCTACTACCAGAGGAAGACAGGGACAATgtaagggaaggagaggaggaaaaccTAGGGAGTCGAGGGTTAGCTGTGGGTGTAGGGGATACCCCTGGctacctacccccaccccagctcaaTGGGGTACCAGGGCCATGGCCAGAAGGAGCCAAGAAGGTTCGTCTGGTGCCACGATTGGTGCCACAGGAAGGAGTTAGGGAATTGTTAGAGGGTACCTCTGAGGACATGGCAGGACTAGAGAGCTTTGGGCAAGAGCTCCAGGAGCTAGAGGTGGCATTGAGCAATGGTGGAGCTGGCTCAGAGCCTCCCTTAGAGCCTCCACTACctcctgaggaggaggaggcctaCGAGAGCTTCACCTGCCCTCCTGAGCCCCCCGGCCCCTTCCTCAGCAGCCCTTTGCGGACTCTCCACCAGCTGCCGAGCCAGCCCTTCACTG GCCCCTTCATGGCTGTGCTCTTTGCCAAACTCGAGAACATGCTGCAGAACTCCGTCTATGTCAACTTCCTGCTGACGGGGCTGGTGGCCCAGCTGGCCTGtcacccccagcccctgctccGCTCTTTCCTGCTCAACACCAACATGGTCTTCCAGCCCAGTGTCAAGTCCCTGCTGCAG GTGCTGGGCTCTGTGAAGAATAAGATTGAGAGCTTTGCGGCCTCCCAGGAGGACTTCCCTGCTCTGCTATCCAAAGCCAAGAAGTACCTCATTGCCCGTGGCAAGCTGGACTGGGCTGAGGGTCCTACAGCAGGACCTGCACCCCGCCGCTCTGATTCCCTAG TGAGGAGCCGGAGGCCATCCTTGGGGGAATTACTCCTGCGGCATGCACACAGCCCAACCAGGGCCCGACAGGCGGCGCAGGTTCTTCAACCTGGGCGAGATGGAACAGGACTTGGACTAGGTGGGGGCTCTCCAGGGGCTTCAACTCCAGTTCTACTTCCCCGGGGCGGGGCTTCTGAGCGCCAAGGTGAGGCTCTGCGAGTCAAGAATGCTGTCTACTGTGCAGTCATTTTCCCTGAGTTTCTCAAGGAGTTGGCTGCCATCTCCCAGGCCCATGCTGTCACCTCGCCTTTCTTGTTGGATACTTCAGAGGAGGTATCTCTTCCTCCCATCTCAGGCTTTGGGCCCCTCAATCCTTAG
- the Fam160a2 gene encoding FTS and Hook-interacting protein isoform X2 produces the protein MEKMNWLSRLASRVPGHRVPQGASLQTPVMADPETCLMVFKNHWSQVVRILERQGPRAAAGGADDLSAVRNHTYQMLTLLAEDRAVPSAPSGPGPLLEFALREDLLSRVLTWQLQWDEFGDGVEERRAEQLKLFEMLVSEARQPLLRHGPVREALLALLDACGRPVPSSPALDEGLVLLLSQLCVCVAREPSLLEFFLQPPPEPGAAPRLLLFSRLVPFVHREGTLGQQARDALLLLMALSDGSPTVGRYIADHSYFCPVLATGLSALYSSLPRKIEVPGDDWHCLRREDWIGVPALALFMSSLEFCNAVIQVAHPLVQKQLVDYIHNGFLVPVMGPALHKTSVEEMIASTAYLELFLRSISEPALLRTFLRFLLLHRHDTHTILDTLVARIGSNSRLCMVSLSLFRTLLNLSCEDVLLQLVLRYLVPCNHVMLSQKPAVRDVDLYGRAADKFLSLIPRCCRHHAPSPPRPEHASWARGPGSPSVDSSSVVTVPRPSTPSRLALFLRQQSLGGSESPGPVPRSPGLTASPTSSPGRRPSPAEEPGELEDNYLEYLREARRGVDRCVRACRTWSAPYDGERPPPEPNPLGSRTKKRSLLPEEDRDNVREGEEENLGSRGLAVGVGDTPGYLPPPQLNGVPGPWPEGAKKVRLVPRLVPQEGVRELLEGTSEDMAGLESFGQELQELEVALSNGGAGSEPPLEPPLPPEEEEAYESFTCPPEPPGPFLSSPLRTLHQLPSQPFTGPFMAVLFAKLENMLQNSVYVNFLLTGLVAQLACHPQPLLRSFLLNTNMVFQPSVKSLLQVLGSVKNKIESFAASQEDFPALLSKAKKYLIARGKLDWAEGPTAGPAPRRSDSLVRSRRPSLGELLLRHAHSPTRARQAAQVLQPGRDGTGLGLGGGSPGASTPVLLPRGGASERQGEALRVKNAVYCAVIFPEFLKELAAISQAHAVTSPFLLDTSEEVSLPPISGFGPLNP, from the exons ATGGAGAAGATGAACTGGTTGAGCAGGCTGGCCTCCCGCGTCCCTGGGCACCGTGTACCACAAGGGGCCAGTCTACAGACCCCTGTCATGGCTGACCCTGAGACATGCCTCATGGTCTTCAAGAATCACTGGTCCCAG GTGGTACGAATCCTGGAGCGGCAAGGCCCTCGGGCAGCTGCTGGAGGTGCAGATGATCTCAGTGCTGTGAGAAACCACACGTACCAAATGCTAACATTGCTGGCAGAGGATCGAGCGGTTCCTTCAGCCCCCTCAGGCCCTGGGCCCCTGCTAGAGTTTGCTCTTCGTGAAGATCTGCTGAGCCGAGTGTTGACATGGCAGTTGCAGTGGGATGAGTTTGGGGATGGGGTTGAAGAACGGCGGGCTGAACAGTTGAAACTATTTGAAATGCTAGTGAGCGAAGCTCGCCAACCTCTGTTGCGGCATGGGCCAGTTCGAGAGGCTCTGCTTGCCCTACTGGATGCCTGTGGCCGCCCTGTGCCCAGTAGTCCAGCACTGGATGAAGGCCTGGTGCTACTTCTCAGCCAGCTGTGCGTGTGTGTTGCTCGGGAGCCTTCACTACTCGAGTTCTTCTTGCAGCCACCCCCAGAGCCTGGAGCTGCTCCAcgtcttctcctcttttctcgcCTTGTCCCCTTTGTCCATCGAGAAGGCACCCTGGGCCAGCAGGCCCGTGATGCTTTACTTCTGCTCATGGCTCTGTCAGATGGGAGCCCCACTGTGGGCCGCTACATCGCAGATCACTCTTACTTCTGCCCG GTGCTGGCCACAGGGCTGAGTGCCCTGTACTCCTCACTGCCTCGAAAGATTGAGGTTCCAGGGGATGATTGGCACTGCTTGCGCCGGGAAGACTGGATAGGAGTGCCTGCCCTTGCACTCTTCATGAGTTCCCTTGAGTTCTGCAATGCAGTCATTCAG GTAGCTCACCCTCTGGTGCAGAAGCAGCTGGTTGATTATATTCACAATGGTTTCCTGGTGCCTGTCATGGGCCCTGCCCTGCACAAG ACCTCTGTGGAGGAGATGATTGCGAGTACCGCCTATCTGGAACTTTTCCTGCGGAGCATCTCAGAGCCTGCTTTGCTCCGTACCTTCCTCCGATTCCTGTTGTTACATCGGCATGATACCCACACCATCCTTGACACGCTCGTTGCCCGTATTGGCAGCAACTCCCGG cTCTGCATGGTCTCTCTGAGTCTCTTCAGGACCCTTCTGAACCTCAGCTGTGAGGATGTTCTGCTGCAGCTGGTTCTCAG GTATCTTGTCCCATGTAACCATGTGATGCTGAGCCAGAAGCCAGCTGTGCGTGATGTGGATCTTTATGGACGAGCAGCTGACAAGTTTCTCTCCCTAATACCACGCTGCTGTCGGCACCATGCCCCTAGCCCACCTCGACCAGAGCATGCCTCATGGGCACGAG GCCCTGGAAGCCCAAGTGTTGATTCTTCGTCAGTGGTAACGGTGCCCCGTCCCTCCACACCATCTCGTCTGGCTCTGTTTCTTCGGCAGCAGAGCCTAGGTGGCTCTGAGTCCCCAGGTCCAGTTCCTCGATCACCAGGGCTTACTGCATCTCCAACTTCCAGCCCTGGTCGAAGGCCCAGTCCTGCAGAGGAGCCTGGTGAGCTAGAAGACAATTACCTGGAATATCTGCGTGAGGCTCGCCGTGGTGTAGACCGCTGTGTCCGAGCCTGCCGAACCTGGTCTGCCCCTTATGATGGCGAGCGCCCCCCTCCTGAGCCTAACCCTCTTGGCTCTCGGACTAAGAAACGCAGTCTACTACCAGAGGAAGACAGGGACAATgtaagggaaggagaggaggaaaaccTAGGGAGTCGAGGGTTAGCTGTGGGTGTAGGGGATACCCCTGGctacctacccccaccccagctcaaTGGGGTACCAGGGCCATGGCCAGAAGGAGCCAAGAAGGTTCGTCTGGTGCCACGATTGGTGCCACAGGAAGGAGTTAGGGAATTGTTAGAGGGTACCTCTGAGGACATGGCAGGACTAGAGAGCTTTGGGCAAGAGCTCCAGGAGCTAGAGGTGGCATTGAGCAATGGTGGAGCTGGCTCAGAGCCTCCCTTAGAGCCTCCACTACctcctgaggaggaggaggcctaCGAGAGCTTCACCTGCCCTCCTGAGCCCCCCGGCCCCTTCCTCAGCAGCCCTTTGCGGACTCTCCACCAGCTGCCGAGCCAGCCCTTCACTG GCCCCTTCATGGCTGTGCTCTTTGCCAAACTCGAGAACATGCTGCAGAACTCCGTCTATGTCAACTTCCTGCTGACGGGGCTGGTGGCCCAGCTGGCCTGtcacccccagcccctgctccGCTCTTTCCTGCTCAACACCAACATGGTCTTCCAGCCCAGTGTCAAGTCCCTGCTGCAG GTGCTGGGCTCTGTGAAGAATAAGATTGAGAGCTTTGCGGCCTCCCAGGAGGACTTCCCTGCTCTGCTATCCAAAGCCAAGAAGTACCTCATTGCCCGTGGCAAGCTGGACTGGGCTGAGGGTCCTACAGCAGGACCTGCACCCCGCCGCTCTGATTCCCTAG TGAGGAGCCGGAGGCCATCCTTGGGGGAATTACTCCTGCGGCATGCACACAGCCCAACCAGGGCCCGACAGGCGGCGCAGGTTCTTCAACCTGGGCGAGATGGAACAGGACTTGGACTAGGTGGGGGCTCTCCAGGGGCTTCAACTCCAGTTCTACTTCCCCGGGGCGGGGCTTCTGAGCGCCAAGGTGAGGCTCTGCGAGTCAAGAATGCTGTCTACTGTGCAGTCATTTTCCCTGAGTTTCTCAAGGAGTTGGCTGCCATCTCCCAGGCCCATGCTGTCACCTCGCCTTTCTTGTTGGATACTTCAGAGGAGGTATCTCTTCCTCCCATCTCAGGCTTTGGGCCCCTCAATCCTTAG
- the Fam160a2 gene encoding FTS and Hook-interacting protein isoform X4 yields MEKMNWLSRLASRVPGHRVPQGASLQTPVMADPETCLMVFKNHWSQVVRILERQGPRAAAGGADDLSAVRNHTYQMLTLLAEDRAVPSAPSGPGPLLEFALREDLLSRVLTWQLQWDEFGDGVEERRAEQLKLFEMLVSEARQPLLRHGPVREALLALLDACGRPVPSSPALDEGLVLLLSQLCVCVAREPSLLEFFLQPPPEPGAAPRLLLFSRLVPFVHREGTLGQQARDALLLLMALSDGSPTVGRYIADHSYFCPVLATGLSALYSSLPRKIEVPGDDWHCLRREDWIGVPALALFMSSLEFCNAVIQVAHPLVQKQLVDYIHNGFLVPVMGPALHKTSVEEMIASTAYLELFLRSISEPALLRTFLRFLLLHRHDTHTILDTLVARIGSNSRLCMVSLSLFRTLLNLSCEDVLLQLVLRYLVPCNHVMLSQKPAVRDVDLYGRAADKFLSLIPRCCRHHAPSPPRPEHASWARGGPSREAGRREDITGPGSPSVDSSSVVTVPRPSTPSRLALFLRQQSLGGSESPGPVPRSPGLTASPTSSPGRRPSPAEEPGPFMAVLFAKLENMLQNSVYVNFLLTGLVAQLACHPQPLLRSFLLNTNMVFQPSVKSLLQVLGSVKNKIESFAASQEDFPALLSKAKKYLIARGKLDWAEGPTAGPAPRRSDSLVRSRRPSLGELLLRHAHSPTRARQAAQVLQPGRDGTGLGLGGGSPGASTPVLLPRGGASERQGEALRVKNAVYCAVIFPEFLKELAAISQAHAVTSPFLLDTSEEVSLPPISGFGPLNP; encoded by the exons ATGGAGAAGATGAACTGGTTGAGCAGGCTGGCCTCCCGCGTCCCTGGGCACCGTGTACCACAAGGGGCCAGTCTACAGACCCCTGTCATGGCTGACCCTGAGACATGCCTCATGGTCTTCAAGAATCACTGGTCCCAG GTGGTACGAATCCTGGAGCGGCAAGGCCCTCGGGCAGCTGCTGGAGGTGCAGATGATCTCAGTGCTGTGAGAAACCACACGTACCAAATGCTAACATTGCTGGCAGAGGATCGAGCGGTTCCTTCAGCCCCCTCAGGCCCTGGGCCCCTGCTAGAGTTTGCTCTTCGTGAAGATCTGCTGAGCCGAGTGTTGACATGGCAGTTGCAGTGGGATGAGTTTGGGGATGGGGTTGAAGAACGGCGGGCTGAACAGTTGAAACTATTTGAAATGCTAGTGAGCGAAGCTCGCCAACCTCTGTTGCGGCATGGGCCAGTTCGAGAGGCTCTGCTTGCCCTACTGGATGCCTGTGGCCGCCCTGTGCCCAGTAGTCCAGCACTGGATGAAGGCCTGGTGCTACTTCTCAGCCAGCTGTGCGTGTGTGTTGCTCGGGAGCCTTCACTACTCGAGTTCTTCTTGCAGCCACCCCCAGAGCCTGGAGCTGCTCCAcgtcttctcctcttttctcgcCTTGTCCCCTTTGTCCATCGAGAAGGCACCCTGGGCCAGCAGGCCCGTGATGCTTTACTTCTGCTCATGGCTCTGTCAGATGGGAGCCCCACTGTGGGCCGCTACATCGCAGATCACTCTTACTTCTGCCCG GTGCTGGCCACAGGGCTGAGTGCCCTGTACTCCTCACTGCCTCGAAAGATTGAGGTTCCAGGGGATGATTGGCACTGCTTGCGCCGGGAAGACTGGATAGGAGTGCCTGCCCTTGCACTCTTCATGAGTTCCCTTGAGTTCTGCAATGCAGTCATTCAG GTAGCTCACCCTCTGGTGCAGAAGCAGCTGGTTGATTATATTCACAATGGTTTCCTGGTGCCTGTCATGGGCCCTGCCCTGCACAAG ACCTCTGTGGAGGAGATGATTGCGAGTACCGCCTATCTGGAACTTTTCCTGCGGAGCATCTCAGAGCCTGCTTTGCTCCGTACCTTCCTCCGATTCCTGTTGTTACATCGGCATGATACCCACACCATCCTTGACACGCTCGTTGCCCGTATTGGCAGCAACTCCCGG cTCTGCATGGTCTCTCTGAGTCTCTTCAGGACCCTTCTGAACCTCAGCTGTGAGGATGTTCTGCTGCAGCTGGTTCTCAG GTATCTTGTCCCATGTAACCATGTGATGCTGAGCCAGAAGCCAGCTGTGCGTGATGTGGATCTTTATGGACGAGCAGCTGACAAGTTTCTCTCCCTAATACCACGCTGCTGTCGGCACCATGCCCCTAGCCCACCTCGACCAGAGCATGCCTCATGGGCACGAGGTGGGCctagcagagaggcagggagaagggaggacaTCACGG GCCCTGGAAGCCCAAGTGTTGATTCTTCGTCAGTGGTAACGGTGCCCCGTCCCTCCACACCATCTCGTCTGGCTCTGTTTCTTCGGCAGCAGAGCCTAGGTGGCTCTGAGTCCCCAGGTCCAGTTCCTCGATCACCAGGGCTTACTGCATCTCCAACTTCCAGCCCTGGTCGAAGGCCCAGTCCTGCAGAGGAGCCTG GCCCCTTCATGGCTGTGCTCTTTGCCAAACTCGAGAACATGCTGCAGAACTCCGTCTATGTCAACTTCCTGCTGACGGGGCTGGTGGCCCAGCTGGCCTGtcacccccagcccctgctccGCTCTTTCCTGCTCAACACCAACATGGTCTTCCAGCCCAGTGTCAAGTCCCTGCTGCAG GTGCTGGGCTCTGTGAAGAATAAGATTGAGAGCTTTGCGGCCTCCCAGGAGGACTTCCCTGCTCTGCTATCCAAAGCCAAGAAGTACCTCATTGCCCGTGGCAAGCTGGACTGGGCTGAGGGTCCTACAGCAGGACCTGCACCCCGCCGCTCTGATTCCCTAG TGAGGAGCCGGAGGCCATCCTTGGGGGAATTACTCCTGCGGCATGCACACAGCCCAACCAGGGCCCGACAGGCGGCGCAGGTTCTTCAACCTGGGCGAGATGGAACAGGACTTGGACTAGGTGGGGGCTCTCCAGGGGCTTCAACTCCAGTTCTACTTCCCCGGGGCGGGGCTTCTGAGCGCCAAGGTGAGGCTCTGCGAGTCAAGAATGCTGTCTACTGTGCAGTCATTTTCCCTGAGTTTCTCAAGGAGTTGGCTGCCATCTCCCAGGCCCATGCTGTCACCTCGCCTTTCTTGTTGGATACTTCAGAGGAGGTATCTCTTCCTCCCATCTCAGGCTTTGGGCCCCTCAATCCTTAG
- the Fam160a2 gene encoding FTS and Hook-interacting protein isoform X3: MEKMNWLSRLASRVPGHRVPQGASLQTPVMADPETCLMVFKNHWSQVVRILERQGPRAAAGGADDLSAVRNHTYQMLTLLAEDRAVPSAPSGPGPLLEFALREDLLSRVLTWQLQWDEFGDGVEERRAEQLKLFEMLVSEARQPLLRHGPVREALLALLDACGRPVPSSPALDEGLVLLLSQLCVCVAREPSLLEFFLQPPPEPGAAPRLLLFSRLVPFVHREGTLGQQARDALLLLMALSDGSPTVGRYIADHSYFCPVLATGLSALYSSLPRKIEVPGDDWHCLRREDWIGVPALALFMSSLEFCNAVIQVAHPLVQKQLVDYIHNGFLVPVMGPALHKTSVEEMIASTAYLELFLRSISEPALLRTFLRFLLLHRHDTHTILDTLVARIGSNSRLCMVSLSLFRTLLNLSCEDVLLQLVLRYLVPCNHVMLSQKPAVRDVDLYGRAADKFLSLIPRCCRHHAPSPPRPEHASWARGGPSREAGRREDITGPGSPSVDSSSVVTVPRPSTPSRLALFLRQQSLGGSESPGPVPRSPGLTASPTSSPGRRPSPAEEPGELEDNYLEYLREARRGVDRCVRACRTWSAPYDGERPPPEPNPLGSRTKKRSLLPEEDRDNVREGEEENLGSRGLAVGVGDTPGYLPPPQLNGVPGPWPEGAKKVRLVPRLVPQEGVRELLEGTSEDMAGLESFGQELQELEVALSNGGAGSEPPLEPPLPPEEEEAYESFTCPPEPPGPFLSSPLRTLHQLPSQPFTGPFMAVLFAKLENMLQNSVYVNFLLTGLVAQLACHPQPLLRSFLLNTNMVFQPSVKSLLQVCDACMHGCWAL; this comes from the exons ATGGAGAAGATGAACTGGTTGAGCAGGCTGGCCTCCCGCGTCCCTGGGCACCGTGTACCACAAGGGGCCAGTCTACAGACCCCTGTCATGGCTGACCCTGAGACATGCCTCATGGTCTTCAAGAATCACTGGTCCCAG GTGGTACGAATCCTGGAGCGGCAAGGCCCTCGGGCAGCTGCTGGAGGTGCAGATGATCTCAGTGCTGTGAGAAACCACACGTACCAAATGCTAACATTGCTGGCAGAGGATCGAGCGGTTCCTTCAGCCCCCTCAGGCCCTGGGCCCCTGCTAGAGTTTGCTCTTCGTGAAGATCTGCTGAGCCGAGTGTTGACATGGCAGTTGCAGTGGGATGAGTTTGGGGATGGGGTTGAAGAACGGCGGGCTGAACAGTTGAAACTATTTGAAATGCTAGTGAGCGAAGCTCGCCAACCTCTGTTGCGGCATGGGCCAGTTCGAGAGGCTCTGCTTGCCCTACTGGATGCCTGTGGCCGCCCTGTGCCCAGTAGTCCAGCACTGGATGAAGGCCTGGTGCTACTTCTCAGCCAGCTGTGCGTGTGTGTTGCTCGGGAGCCTTCACTACTCGAGTTCTTCTTGCAGCCACCCCCAGAGCCTGGAGCTGCTCCAcgtcttctcctcttttctcgcCTTGTCCCCTTTGTCCATCGAGAAGGCACCCTGGGCCAGCAGGCCCGTGATGCTTTACTTCTGCTCATGGCTCTGTCAGATGGGAGCCCCACTGTGGGCCGCTACATCGCAGATCACTCTTACTTCTGCCCG GTGCTGGCCACAGGGCTGAGTGCCCTGTACTCCTCACTGCCTCGAAAGATTGAGGTTCCAGGGGATGATTGGCACTGCTTGCGCCGGGAAGACTGGATAGGAGTGCCTGCCCTTGCACTCTTCATGAGTTCCCTTGAGTTCTGCAATGCAGTCATTCAG GTAGCTCACCCTCTGGTGCAGAAGCAGCTGGTTGATTATATTCACAATGGTTTCCTGGTGCCTGTCATGGGCCCTGCCCTGCACAAG ACCTCTGTGGAGGAGATGATTGCGAGTACCGCCTATCTGGAACTTTTCCTGCGGAGCATCTCAGAGCCTGCTTTGCTCCGTACCTTCCTCCGATTCCTGTTGTTACATCGGCATGATACCCACACCATCCTTGACACGCTCGTTGCCCGTATTGGCAGCAACTCCCGG cTCTGCATGGTCTCTCTGAGTCTCTTCAGGACCCTTCTGAACCTCAGCTGTGAGGATGTTCTGCTGCAGCTGGTTCTCAG GTATCTTGTCCCATGTAACCATGTGATGCTGAGCCAGAAGCCAGCTGTGCGTGATGTGGATCTTTATGGACGAGCAGCTGACAAGTTTCTCTCCCTAATACCACGCTGCTGTCGGCACCATGCCCCTAGCCCACCTCGACCAGAGCATGCCTCATGGGCACGAGGTGGGCctagcagagaggcagggagaagggaggacaTCACGG GCCCTGGAAGCCCAAGTGTTGATTCTTCGTCAGTGGTAACGGTGCCCCGTCCCTCCACACCATCTCGTCTGGCTCTGTTTCTTCGGCAGCAGAGCCTAGGTGGCTCTGAGTCCCCAGGTCCAGTTCCTCGATCACCAGGGCTTACTGCATCTCCAACTTCCAGCCCTGGTCGAAGGCCCAGTCCTGCAGAGGAGCCTGGTGAGCTAGAAGACAATTACCTGGAATATCTGCGTGAGGCTCGCCGTGGTGTAGACCGCTGTGTCCGAGCCTGCCGAACCTGGTCTGCCCCTTATGATGGCGAGCGCCCCCCTCCTGAGCCTAACCCTCTTGGCTCTCGGACTAAGAAACGCAGTCTACTACCAGAGGAAGACAGGGACAATgtaagggaaggagaggaggaaaaccTAGGGAGTCGAGGGTTAGCTGTGGGTGTAGGGGATACCCCTGGctacctacccccaccccagctcaaTGGGGTACCAGGGCCATGGCCAGAAGGAGCCAAGAAGGTTCGTCTGGTGCCACGATTGGTGCCACAGGAAGGAGTTAGGGAATTGTTAGAGGGTACCTCTGAGGACATGGCAGGACTAGAGAGCTTTGGGCAAGAGCTCCAGGAGCTAGAGGTGGCATTGAGCAATGGTGGAGCTGGCTCAGAGCCTCCCTTAGAGCCTCCACTACctcctgaggaggaggaggcctaCGAGAGCTTCACCTGCCCTCCTGAGCCCCCCGGCCCCTTCCTCAGCAGCCCTTTGCGGACTCTCCACCAGCTGCCGAGCCAGCCCTTCACTG GCCCCTTCATGGCTGTGCTCTTTGCCAAACTCGAGAACATGCTGCAGAACTCCGTCTATGTCAACTTCCTGCTGACGGGGCTGGTGGCCCAGCTGGCCTGtcacccccagcccctgctccGCTCTTTCCTGCTCAACACCAACATGGTCTTCCAGCCCAGTGTCAAGTCCCTGCTGCAGGTGTgcgatgcatgcatgcatgg GTGCTGGGCTCTGTGA